The following are encoded together in the Actinobacillus lignieresii genome:
- the metC gene encoding cystathionine beta-lyase → MSNLSQLETKLVHAGRKSRYTQGSVNPVVQRASSLVFESVSQKKHATRNRYKGELFYGRRGTLTHFALQDAMCELESGAGCYLYPCGAAAVTNSILAFVSQGDHVLMTGAAYEPTQDFCNVILKNIGVSTTYYDPLIGEGIRALIRPNTKVLFLESPSSLTMEVPDIPTLVQVARDINPDMVIMIDNTWAGGVLFPALEFGIDISIQAGTKYLVGHSDVMIGTAVSNARCWDQLRERSYLMGQMVDTDSAYTTARGLRTLGIRLKEHQERSIQVAQWLAQRPEVKAVFHPALPSCPGHEFFKRDFKGASGLFSFELNQKLNDEQLANFLDHFELFTMAYSWGGFESLILANQPEEIARIRPAIERKLSGTLIRIHVGLEAVEDLIADLEKGFERLK, encoded by the coding sequence ATGTCAAACTTATCTCAATTAGAAACTAAATTAGTTCATGCCGGACGTAAATCGCGTTATACCCAAGGTTCTGTTAATCCTGTCGTGCAACGCGCTTCATCTTTAGTATTTGAATCGGTATCACAAAAAAAGCATGCCACTCGCAACCGCTATAAAGGCGAATTATTTTACGGCAGACGAGGCACGCTCACCCACTTCGCTCTACAAGACGCGATGTGTGAACTAGAAAGCGGAGCCGGTTGTTATCTTTATCCGTGCGGCGCGGCGGCCGTGACTAATTCCATTTTAGCTTTCGTATCACAAGGCGATCACGTATTAATGACCGGTGCGGCTTATGAGCCGACCCAAGATTTTTGTAACGTTATCTTAAAAAATATTGGTGTAAGCACTACTTATTACGATCCGCTCATCGGTGAAGGCATTCGTGCACTTATTCGGCCGAATACTAAAGTGCTATTTTTAGAATCGCCAAGTTCACTGACAATGGAAGTGCCGGATATTCCGACTTTGGTTCAAGTGGCTCGTGACATCAATCCGGATATGGTGATTATGATTGATAATACTTGGGCGGGCGGTGTGTTATTCCCTGCGCTTGAATTCGGGATTGATATTTCGATTCAAGCCGGAACAAAATATTTAGTCGGTCATTCCGATGTGATGATCGGTACGGCGGTATCCAATGCCCGTTGTTGGGATCAACTTCGCGAACGTTCGTATTTAATGGGTCAAATGGTTGATACCGATTCCGCTTATACTACGGCGAGAGGTTTACGTACGCTCGGTATTCGATTGAAAGAACACCAAGAACGCTCTATTCAAGTGGCGCAATGGCTGGCACAACGTCCGGAAGTTAAAGCGGTCTTCCACCCCGCACTTCCAAGCTGCCCGGGTCACGAATTTTTCAAACGTGATTTTAAAGGAGCAAGCGGTCTGTTTTCATTCGAACTTAACCAAAAGTTAAACGACGAACAATTAGCTAACTTTTTAGATCATTTCGAATTATTTACCATGGCATATTCTTGGGGCGGTTTTGAATCGCTCATTCTCGCTAACCAACCGGAAGAAATCGCTCGCATTCGTCCTGCAATCGAAAGAAAACTTAGCGGCACACTGATCCGTATTCATGTCGGCTTAGAAGCGGTCGAGGATTTGATTGCCGATTTAGAAAAAGGTTTCGAGCGTTTAAAATAA
- the pyrE gene encoding orotate phosphoribosyltransferase: protein MEQYKHDFIEFALSRNVLKFGEFILKSGRKSPYFFNAGLFNTGRDLAKLGEFYAQAIQASGLNFDVLFGPAYKGIPIATTVAVALVNQFDVDKPCCFNRKEAKDHGEGGNLIGSPLKGRILLVDDVITAGTAIRESMEIINANQAELAGVLIALNRKEKGKGELSAIQEVERDYGCQVFSIIDFDDLIQFIEKSEQYAPYLASMRAYREQYGV, encoded by the coding sequence ATGGAACAATATAAACACGATTTTATTGAATTTGCATTAAGCCGTAACGTTTTAAAATTCGGCGAATTTATCCTGAAATCAGGCAGAAAAAGCCCGTATTTCTTTAATGCGGGTTTATTTAATACCGGTAGAGATCTTGCCAAACTCGGTGAGTTTTATGCGCAGGCGATTCAAGCAAGCGGTCTAAATTTCGACGTACTTTTCGGACCGGCTTATAAAGGTATCCCGATTGCAACGACGGTTGCGGTTGCGTTAGTTAATCAATTTGATGTGGATAAGCCTTGTTGCTTTAACCGTAAAGAAGCGAAAGATCACGGCGAGGGCGGTAATCTTATCGGTTCGCCGTTGAAAGGCAGAATCTTATTAGTTGATGACGTGATTACCGCCGGTACGGCAATCCGTGAATCGATGGAAATCATTAATGCGAATCAAGCGGAATTAGCAGGCGTATTGATTGCGTTAAATCGTAAAGAAAAGGGCAAAGGCGAGCTTTCCGCAATTCAAGAAGTCGAACGTGATTACGGCTGCCAAGTTTTCTCGATTATCGATTTTGACGATTTAATTCAATTTATTGAAAAATCGGAACAATACGCACCGTATTTAGCTTCAATGCGTGCTTATCGCGAGCAGTACGGCGTGTAA
- a CDS encoding 23S rRNA (adenine(2030)-N(6))-methyltransferase RlmJ: MLSYRHSFHAGNHADVVKHIVQLLILQSLKQKDKGFLYLDTHSGVGRYSLLSAESEKTGEYLEGVARLWERTDLPEEVALYINELKKINKGEKLRYYAGSPLLAVNQLRPQDRAILTELHPNDFPLLRQEFDKKDNVVTKRENGFQQLKSALPPKERRGFVLIDPPYELKEDYELVVKAIEEGYKRFATGIYAIWYPVVLRQHTKRIVRGLADSGIRKILQIELAVRPDSDQRGMTASGMIVINPPWQLESQMKKVLPYLAEVLVPEGTASWTVSWITPE; encoded by the coding sequence ATGCTCAGCTATCGCCATAGTTTCCACGCCGGTAATCATGCGGATGTGGTAAAACATATTGTTCAGCTTTTGATTTTACAATCATTAAAACAGAAAGATAAAGGCTTTCTTTATTTGGATACGCATTCCGGTGTCGGGCGTTATAGCTTATTAAGCGCGGAATCGGAGAAAACCGGCGAATATCTGGAAGGTGTTGCCCGTTTGTGGGAACGAACGGATTTACCGGAAGAAGTCGCGTTATACATTAATGAACTGAAAAAAATTAATAAAGGCGAGAAATTACGCTATTACGCCGGCTCGCCGTTATTGGCGGTTAATCAGTTACGTCCGCAAGATCGTGCAATTTTAACCGAATTACATCCGAATGATTTCCCGTTATTACGCCAAGAGTTTGATAAGAAAGATAATGTCGTTACCAAGCGTGAAAACGGTTTTCAGCAATTAAAATCCGCATTACCGCCGAAAGAGCGTCGTGGTTTTGTGTTAATCGATCCGCCGTACGAATTAAAAGAAGATTATGAATTGGTGGTGAAAGCGATAGAGGAAGGCTATAAACGTTTTGCCACGGGTATTTATGCGATTTGGTATCCGGTGGTATTACGCCAGCACACTAAACGTATTGTACGCGGTTTGGCGGATAGCGGTATTCGTAAAATTTTACAAATTGAATTGGCGGTACGACCGGATTCCGATCAACGTGGTATGACGGCAAGCGGTATGATTGTGATTAATCCGCCTTGGCAATTAGAAAGCCAGATGAAAAAAGTGCTTCCGTATCTTGCCGAAGTGCTGGTTCCGGAAGGAACGGCATCTTGGACGGTGAGTTGGATCACGCCGGAATAA
- the ampD gene encoding 1,6-anhydro-N-acetylmuramyl-L-alanine amidase AmpD, with product MDLTIQNGILIHQKQVPSPHFNARPIANDISLLVIHYISLPPEQFGGNFIDQFFQGNLDPTVHPYFEEIKDLRVSAHCLINRKGEITQYVNFNDMAWHAGLSEFNGRDKCNEYSIGIELEGSNHQPFTEAQYKSLAHLTQALMTEYPEITLQRIAGHCDIAPERKIDPGQYFDWGYYKTLIA from the coding sequence ATGGATCTCACGATACAAAACGGCATACTTATTCATCAAAAACAAGTTCCTTCTCCTCACTTTAACGCTCGCCCGATAGCGAACGATATTTCGCTGTTAGTGATTCACTATATCAGCCTGCCTCCGGAACAGTTCGGCGGTAATTTTATCGACCAATTTTTCCAAGGTAATTTAGATCCGACCGTTCATCCTTATTTTGAAGAAATCAAAGACTTACGCGTTTCGGCACACTGCTTAATTAACCGTAAAGGCGAAATTACTCAATATGTCAATTTTAACGATATGGCATGGCACGCCGGACTTTCCGAATTTAACGGACGAGATAAATGTAATGAATATTCGATTGGGATTGAGCTGGAAGGCAGTAATCATCAGCCGTTTACCGAAGCGCAATACAAATCCTTGGCGCACTTAACTCAAGCACTGATGACGGAATATCCTGAAATCACCTTACAACGTATCGCGGGGCATTGCGATATTGCACCGGAACGTAAAATCGATCCCGGACAATATTTCGATTGGGGTTATTATAAAACACTGATTGCTTAA
- the rluA gene encoding bifunctional tRNA pseudouridine(32) synthase/23S rRNA pseudouridine(746) synthase RluA — MALIEYHPPLEPFLTEVYRDNHILVINKPSGLLSVPGNRPEYYDSAMTRVQQKYGFTEPAHRLDMATSGILLFALSKAAEKELKRQFRDREPKKHYIALLWGKLGEKVGDTGEMNFPLICDWENRPRQKICYERGKKAITHYEVLAHLPNNTTRVKLTPITGRSHQLRVHSLALGHPILGDKFYANPLAKSLSPRLCLHAESLSITHPITGEAMTFTAQAEF, encoded by the coding sequence ATGGCATTAATTGAATATCATCCTCCGCTTGAACCGTTTTTAACGGAAGTTTATCGTGATAATCATATTTTAGTGATTAATAAACCGAGTGGGTTGCTTTCCGTGCCGGGCAATCGTCCGGAGTATTATGATAGTGCAATGACTCGTGTACAGCAGAAATATGGCTTTACCGAACCGGCACATCGTCTGGATATGGCAACCAGCGGTATTCTGTTATTTGCACTCAGCAAAGCGGCGGAAAAAGAGTTGAAGCGTCAGTTTCGTGACAGGGAACCGAAAAAGCATTATATCGCTTTGCTTTGGGGCAAATTAGGCGAAAAGGTCGGTGATACCGGCGAAATGAATTTTCCGCTGATTTGTGACTGGGAAAATCGTCCTCGTCAGAAAATTTGTTATGAACGAGGTAAAAAGGCGATTACGCATTATGAAGTATTGGCGCATTTACCGAATAATACCACTCGAGTAAAACTCACCCCGATTACCGGTCGCTCACATCAGCTAAGAGTACATTCGCTTGCGTTAGGGCATCCGATTCTCGGCGATAAATTTTATGCTAATCCGTTAGCTAAAAGTTTATCTCCTCGTTTGTGTTTGCATGCGGAATCGTTATCCATTACGCATCCGATAACCGGTGAAGCGATGACTTTTACCGCTCAAGCGGAATTTTGA
- the rapA gene encoding RNA polymerase-associated protein RapA, producing the protein MFVVGQRWISESENNLGLGIVTASDNRTVTIQFPAAEEERIYALSVAPLTRVQFQKGDRINSVEGWQLDVEEVVENQGFIIYLGKRADSGEEAVLPEMQLDHKVSFSKPQDRLFSAQIDRSDRFALRYRALQHQQAQFQSPLRGMRGIRASLIPHQLHIAKEVGQRVAPRVLLADEVGLGKTIEAGMILQQQLFSGRVERVLVLVPESLQHQWLVEMLRRFNLKFSLFDEERCSDFDKADEDGNDVSENPFDSEALVIASIDWLESSPNRAKQVLASHWDMLIVDEAHHLAWSENEPSVGYQFVERLSKQTPAVLLLTATPEQLGQESHFARLALLDSNRFYDYNSFVAEQKDYKPVADAVATLLNDKALSNDEQNSIAELLSEKDTEPMFKVINSEKSKENDRLQVRQELIRELIDRHGTSRVLFRNTRQGVKGFPHRVYHQITLEMPSQYTNALKVMGMMGGVTKDDQLYPERLFQRMNPAAKWADFDPRIEWLITFLKNHRDEKILVICKQADTAIALEQILREREAIRSAVFHEKMSIVERDRASAYFAQMEEGAQVLISSSIGSEGRNFQFASNLVLFNLPDNPDLLEQSIGRLDRIGQKNDIQIHVPCFENSMQMVLATWYHQGLNAFEETCPMGAALFREFGEELEGFLKNPQAVGFDEFLARTFKRQQQLKAELEQGRDRLLELNSNGGEAAQELAEAIAKEDNNPHLVNFALSLFDVIGLEQEDLGEQSIVISPTGHMLVPDFPGIAEDGTTVTFDRQLALMREEVEFLTWDHPMIRNGIDLITSGDIGKSAISLLINKNLPAGTLLLEAIYMVETQAPKGLNLTRFLPPTPVRILLDNKGNDMAAQVSFAGLEKQLKPLNKQMANKIAKMAQADIKKLIGISEQKIAAKLPELIEKASQDADSTLSAELHRLTSLQAVNKNIRADEIEALEQQRIESLKQIALANWRLDSLRVIVSNKE; encoded by the coding sequence ATGTTCGTAGTAGGTCAGCGCTGGATTAGCGAATCAGAAAATAATTTAGGCTTAGGTATCGTAACGGCAAGTGATAATCGTACCGTTACCATTCAATTTCCTGCCGCAGAAGAAGAGCGTATTTATGCGCTTTCGGTCGCCCCTTTAACAAGGGTACAATTTCAAAAAGGTGATCGAATCAATAGCGTGGAAGGTTGGCAGTTAGATGTTGAAGAGGTAGTCGAAAACCAAGGTTTTATTATCTATTTAGGTAAGCGAGCGGATTCCGGTGAAGAAGCCGTATTGCCTGAAATGCAGTTAGACCATAAAGTAAGCTTCAGCAAGCCGCAAGACCGTTTATTTTCAGCACAAATCGACCGTTCCGATCGTTTTGCTTTACGTTATCGAGCATTACAACATCAACAAGCCCAATTTCAATCGCCGCTACGAGGAATGCGAGGCATTCGTGCAAGTTTAATTCCGCATCAATTACATATTGCCAAAGAAGTCGGTCAGCGTGTTGCGCCTCGTGTGTTATTGGCGGATGAAGTCGGTTTAGGTAAAACGATTGAAGCGGGGATGATTTTACAGCAGCAACTTTTCTCCGGCAGAGTCGAACGCGTATTAGTGCTTGTGCCGGAAAGTTTGCAACATCAGTGGTTGGTTGAAATGTTACGTCGTTTCAACTTGAAATTCTCACTATTTGATGAAGAGCGTTGCAGCGATTTTGATAAAGCGGATGAAGACGGTAATGATGTCAGCGAAAATCCGTTTGATAGCGAAGCGTTAGTAATCGCTTCAATCGACTGGTTAGAAAGTTCACCAAATCGTGCGAAGCAAGTATTGGCAAGCCATTGGGATATGCTCATCGTGGATGAAGCGCACCACTTAGCATGGTCGGAAAACGAGCCGAGTGTCGGCTATCAATTTGTTGAGCGTTTATCCAAACAAACTCCGGCGGTATTACTGCTCACCGCAACACCGGAGCAATTAGGGCAAGAAAGTCACTTTGCTCGTTTAGCGTTATTGGATTCTAATCGTTTCTACGATTACAACAGCTTTGTTGCCGAACAAAAAGATTACAAACCGGTGGCGGATGCGGTGGCGACCTTGCTGAATGACAAAGCGTTAAGCAATGACGAGCAAAATAGCATTGCGGAATTACTCAGCGAGAAAGATACCGAACCGATGTTTAAGGTAATCAATAGCGAAAAATCGAAAGAAAATGACCGCTTGCAAGTGCGTCAAGAATTGATTCGTGAGCTGATTGACCGCCACGGTACCAGCCGTGTGTTATTCCGTAATACACGTCAGGGTGTGAAAGGTTTCCCACATCGTGTTTATCATCAAATTACTTTGGAAATGCCGAGCCAATATACCAATGCGTTAAAAGTGATGGGAATGATGGGCGGCGTAACCAAAGATGATCAGCTTTATCCGGAACGTTTATTCCAACGTATGAATCCGGCGGCAAAATGGGCGGATTTTGATCCTCGTATCGAATGGTTGATTACCTTCCTGAAAAATCACCGTGACGAGAAAATCTTAGTCATTTGTAAGCAAGCGGATACGGCCATTGCATTGGAACAAATCTTACGTGAACGTGAAGCGATTCGTTCGGCGGTGTTCCACGAAAAAATGTCGATTGTAGAACGAGACAGAGCTTCCGCTTACTTTGCCCAAATGGAAGAGGGCGCTCAGGTCTTGATTAGTTCGAGTATCGGCTCGGAAGGGCGTAACTTCCAATTTGCCAGCAATTTAGTGTTGTTCAATTTACCGGATAATCCGGACTTATTGGAACAAAGTATCGGACGTTTAGACCGTATCGGTCAGAAAAATGATATTCAGATTCACGTACCGTGCTTTGAAAATTCAATGCAAATGGTATTGGCGACTTGGTATCATCAAGGTCTAAATGCGTTTGAAGAAACTTGTCCGATGGGCGCCGCATTATTCCGTGAATTCGGCGAAGAATTGGAAGGCTTCTTGAAGAACCCGCAAGCGGTCGGATTTGACGAATTTCTTGCAAGAACCTTTAAACGTCAGCAACAGTTGAAGGCAGAATTAGAGCAAGGTCGAGATCGTTTGCTTGAGCTCAATTCAAATGGCGGTGAAGCGGCACAAGAGTTAGCTGAGGCGATTGCGAAAGAAGATAATAATCCGCACTTAGTCAATTTTGCTTTGAGTTTATTTGATGTTATCGGCTTAGAGCAGGAAGATTTAGGCGAGCAATCTATCGTGATTAGCCCGACCGGTCATATGTTAGTGCCGGACTTCCCGGGCATTGCCGAAGACGGCACGACTGTGACTTTTGATCGCCAGCTTGCACTCATGCGAGAAGAGGTTGAGTTTTTAACCTGGGATCACCCAATGATTCGTAACGGTATTGACTTGATTACTTCCGGCGACATCGGTAAATCGGCAATTTCGTTACTGATTAATAAAAACTTACCGGCAGGCACTTTATTGCTTGAAGCGATTTATATGGTGGAAACTCAAGCGCCGAAAGGTTTAAATTTAACGCGTTTCCTACCGCCGACACCGGTGCGTATCTTATTAGATAATAAAGGTAACGATATGGCGGCTCAGGTGTCGTTTGCAGGGCTTGAGAAGCAGTTAAAACCGCTGAATAAACAAATGGCAAATAAAATTGCGAAAATGGCGCAAGCTGATATTAAAAAATTAATCGGTATCAGCGAGCAAAAAATCGCAGCTAAATTACCGGAATTAATCGAAAAAGCCAGCCAAGATGCGGATAGTACATTAAGTGCGGAATTGCACCGTTTAACCTCGTTACAAGCGGTGAATAAAAATATTCGTGCTGATGAAATTGAAGCATTGGAACAACAACGCATTGAATCGCTTAAGCAAATTGCATTAGCAAATTGGCGTTTAGACAGCTTACGTGTGATTGTAAGTAATAAAGAATAG
- a CDS encoding anti-phage deoxyguanosine triphosphatase → MISNVWTERFLADKKREQDHRSPFQRDRARILHSEAFRCLQAKTQIHAVGEDDFYRTRLTHSLEVAQIGSSIRAKLLQDTQGFQAVVSEQKFANFAENLTALLPSRSLIESLCFAHDIGHPPFGHGGEMALNYKMREYGGFEGNAQSFRIVTQLEPYTPQHGMNLTRRTLLGIIKYPALLEETEPQARPQFAESPYINLHQFKTCKGIFSDDLTFFDWVLAPLSEQDRNLLRSISFSKDPLEPHKTQYKSLDCSIMELADDIAYGVHDLEDAIAGGMVTPQSWQQAEQQLAQCSSPWIQTILPTLSQKLFSQHRYERKDVIGALVNYFVTNVQWREQSGFDEPLLRFNAYLPDDVKCVLEILKRFVYQYVICDVKTQRVEYKGQRILMALFDMLSTDPERLLPQNVALRWQQSTPSKRPRVICDYLAGMSDGQAFKLYQSL, encoded by the coding sequence ATGATTTCGAATGTTTGGACCGAACGTTTTTTGGCGGATAAAAAACGGGAACAAGACCATCGTTCGCCGTTTCAGCGAGATCGCGCGAGAATTTTGCATTCCGAAGCCTTTCGTTGCCTGCAAGCTAAAACGCAGATTCACGCAGTTGGCGAAGATGATTTTTATCGTACACGCTTGACTCATTCGCTCGAAGTGGCACAGATTGGCAGTAGTATCCGTGCCAAATTATTGCAAGACACACAAGGTTTTCAAGCGGTCGTTTCCGAGCAAAAATTTGCAAATTTTGCTGAAAATCTGACCGCTTTATTGCCGTCTCGCAGTTTGATTGAATCGCTTTGTTTCGCTCACGACATCGGGCATCCGCCGTTCGGACACGGTGGCGAGATGGCGCTTAATTATAAAATGCGAGAGTATGGCGGTTTTGAAGGTAATGCTCAGTCGTTTCGGATTGTTACCCAACTTGAGCCCTATACACCTCAACACGGTATGAACCTCACTCGTAGAACCTTGTTAGGCATTATTAAATATCCGGCACTGCTTGAAGAAACCGAACCGCAAGCACGCCCGCAATTTGCCGAGTCGCCCTATATTAATTTGCACCAATTCAAAACTTGTAAGGGTATATTTAGCGATGATCTAACCTTTTTCGATTGGGTGTTAGCGCCGTTAAGCGAGCAAGATCGTAACTTGTTGCGTTCGATAAGTTTCAGTAAAGATCCGCTTGAACCGCATAAAACGCAATATAAATCGCTGGATTGCAGCATTATGGAACTTGCCGATGACATTGCCTACGGCGTACACGATTTGGAAGATGCGATTGCCGGCGGTATGGTCACGCCACAATCATGGCAACAGGCAGAGCAACAATTAGCACAATGTTCTTCTCCTTGGATTCAAACGATTTTACCGACCCTTAGCCAGAAATTATTTTCCCAACATCGTTATGAACGTAAAGATGTGATCGGGGCGTTGGTTAATTATTTTGTGACCAACGTCCAATGGCGTGAGCAGTCTGGCTTTGATGAGCCGTTATTACGTTTTAACGCTTATTTGCCGGACGATGTGAAATGTGTGTTGGAAATTTTAAAACGCTTTGTTTACCAATATGTGATTTGCGATGTGAAAACGCAGAGAGTGGAATATAAAGGGCAGCGAATTTTAATGGCGTTGTTTGATATGTTAAGCACCGATCCGGAGCGTTTATTACCACAAAATGTCGCATTACGTTGGCAACAATCGACACCGTCAAAACGCCCTCGGGTAATTTGCGATTATCTGGCAGGTATGTCGGACGGACAGGCATTTAAGCTTTATCAAAGTTTATAA
- the rlmD gene encoding 23S rRNA (uracil(1939)-C(5))-methyltransferase RlmD — translation MALFYSEKAAKQQAKKSAKMTACPPVTIQSLDYQGLGVAKIAGKTWFIENALPNEQVEIQILEEKRQYGRAKAVKILKPSAERQQQSCALYGKCGGCQMQHIPLDLQREAKQRALFQRLQKLQSQPIEFQPMIVGHDKSYRRRAKLSIALQNNQLAIGFRMQNSNQIIPLEHCEVLVEPLSQLIKPLQSLFSTWQNKKALGHIELVQADNTITMLVRNVGQFHPQDSRNLQQFAERHSLSLYVMTAENDIVQLSGEVPHYQIHGVKLGFSIRDFIQVNGDLNEKMVDKALEWLNLSAQDRVLDLFCGMGNFTLPIAKQAGFVVGVEGVEPMVAQAKQNRDTSGLKNVAFYQTNLDEPFADKPWASEPFNKVLLDPARNGAFFCLDHLAALNPETIVYVSCNPATLVRDAEKLIQAGYKLKKAAMIDMFPHTGHLESISLFSSH, via the coding sequence ATGGCACTGTTCTACTCTGAAAAAGCTGCAAAACAGCAAGCAAAAAAATCGGCAAAAATGACCGCCTGTCCGCCGGTTACCATTCAATCTTTGGATTACCAAGGCTTAGGCGTAGCAAAAATAGCCGGTAAAACTTGGTTTATCGAAAATGCCTTACCTAACGAACAAGTTGAAATCCAAATATTGGAAGAAAAACGCCAATACGGGCGGGCTAAAGCGGTTAAAATTTTAAAGCCATCCGCCGAACGCCAACAGCAGAGCTGCGCGCTCTACGGCAAATGCGGCGGCTGCCAAATGCAACATATTCCGCTGGATTTACAGCGAGAAGCCAAACAGCGTGCGCTTTTTCAACGTTTACAAAAACTGCAATCACAGCCGATTGAGTTTCAGCCGATGATTGTCGGCCACGATAAAAGCTATCGCCGCCGAGCAAAACTCAGCATCGCGTTACAAAATAATCAGTTAGCGATTGGTTTTAGAATGCAAAATTCAAACCAAATCATACCGCTTGAACATTGTGAAGTGTTGGTAGAACCACTTTCTCAGCTTATCAAACCATTGCAAAGCCTATTTAGTACGTGGCAGAACAAAAAGGCACTTGGGCATATTGAACTGGTTCAAGCGGATAATACCATTACGATGTTGGTACGTAACGTAGGGCAATTCCATCCGCAAGACAGCCGAAACTTGCAACAATTTGCCGAACGGCATTCACTTTCATTGTATGTGATGACCGCTGAAAACGACATCGTTCAACTAAGTGGTGAAGTGCCCCACTACCAAATTCACGGCGTTAAACTGGGCTTTTCGATTCGTGATTTCATTCAAGTAAACGGCGACTTAAATGAAAAAATGGTGGATAAAGCGCTGGAATGGCTTAATCTTTCCGCACAAGATCGAGTACTGGATTTATTCTGCGGTATGGGAAACTTCACTTTGCCGATTGCCAAGCAAGCCGGCTTTGTTGTGGGGGTGGAAGGCGTTGAGCCGATGGTTGCACAAGCCAAGCAGAATCGTGATACAAGCGGTCTAAAAAACGTAGCATTTTACCAAACCAACCTAGACGAACCTTTTGCCGATAAACCTTGGGCAAGCGAACCGTTTAACAAAGTGTTATTAGATCCGGCGCGTAACGGTGCATTTTTCTGTTTAGATCATTTAGCCGCATTGAACCCCGAAACGATTGTCTATGTTTCCTGTAACCCTGCCACCTTAGTGCGAGATGCGGAAAAACTGATTCAAGCCGGTTATAAACTGAAAAAAGCGGCAATGATCGATATGTTTCCGCATACCGGACATTTGGAATCTATATCACTGTTTAGCAGTCATTAA